A window of the Citrus sinensis cultivar Valencia sweet orange chromosome 9, DVS_A1.0, whole genome shotgun sequence genome harbors these coding sequences:
- the LOC102627750 gene encoding E3 ubiquitin-protein ligase UPL1 isoform X1 translates to MKLKRRRALEVPPKIRSVINSITAVPLENIDEPLKNFLWEFDKGDFHHWVDLFNHFDSFFDKHIKSRKDLQVEDNFLESDPPFPREAVLQILRVIRIILENCTNKHFYSSYEQHLSALLASTDPDVVEACLQTLAAFLKKTIGKYTIRDSSLNSKLFALAQGWGGKEEGLGLIECAVQDGCDPIAYELGCTLHFEFYALNESSGEFSVEEQSTRGLQIIHLPNINTRSETDLELLNKLVVEFKVPASLRFSLLSRLRFARAFGSLAARQQYTCIRLYAFIVLVQASSDADDLVSFFNSEPEFVNELVTLLSYEVAVPEKIRILCLLSLVALCQDRSRQPTVLTAVTSGGHCGILSSLMQKTIDSVLSNSSKWSVVFAEALLSLVTVLVSSSSGCSAMREAGFIPTLLPLLKDTDPQHLHLVSTAVHILEAFMDYSNPAAALFRDLGGLDDTIYRLNVEVSYVEAGSKQRKDSDCSRNSSQIVAGSSSDLDNMQPLYSEALVSYHRRLLMKALLRAISLGTYAPGNTARVYGSEESLLPQCLCIIFRRAKDFGGGVFSLAATVMSDLIHKDPTCYPVLDAAGLPSAFLDAIMDGVLCSAEAIICIPQCLDALCLNNNGLQAVKDRNALRCFVKIFTSRAYSRVLAGDTPGSLSSGLDELMRHASSLRSPGVDMVIEILNAIIKVGSGVDASGLSTDPQSDSAPVPMETDAEDRNLALPDDRESSKMESSEQSAESSSDASLVNIELFLPDCVSNVARLLETILQNADTCRIFVEKKGIDAVLQLFTLPLMPLSASVGQSISAAFKNFSPQHSASLARTVCSFLREHLKLTNELLLSLGGTQLAAVESGKQNKILRHLCSLEGLLSLSNFLLKGTSTVISELSTADADVLKDLGRTYREIVWQISLCNETKADEKRNGDQEAENVEAAPSTVTGRESDHDENIPAVRYMNPVSIRNGSQSLWGGERDFLSVVRAGEGLHRRNRHGLSRIRGGRTSRHLEALNIDSEVLPNLPETSSSQDLKKKSPDVLVMEMLNKLASTLRAFFTALVKGFTSPNRRRADSGSLSSASKTLGTALAKTFLEALSFSEYSSSSSSSSSSCSGLDMSLSVKCRYLGKVVDDMAALTFDSRRRTCYTAMVNNFYVHGTFKELLTTFEATSQLLWTLPFSVPASGIDPQNAGEGSKLNHSTWLLDTLQSYCRVLEYFVNSGLLLSPTSASQAQLLVQPVAVGLSIGLFPVPRDPETFVRMLQSQVLDVILPVWNHPLFPNCSPGFIASVISLVTHAYSGVGEVKRNRNGIAGSTSQRFMPPPPDENTIATIVDMGFSRPRAEEALRRVETNSVEMAMEWLLTHAEDPVQEDDELARALALSLGNSSETTKADSVDKAMDVPIEEGQVKVPPIDDVLASSVKLFQSGDSLAFPLTDLLVTLCHRNKGEDRPRVVSYFVQQLKLCSLDFSRDTSPLCMISHIITLLISEDGSTREIAAQNGVVPAVVDILMNFTARNETRNEIGAPKCVSALLLILDNVLQSRPGVVSESTDGAQTEPQPDPSGEHALSTPASADEKKLDLDIDEKKSGLPFEKVLGKSTGYLTMEESHKVLLVACDLIKQHVPAMIMQAVLQLCARLTKTHALALQFLENGGLVALFSLPRSCFFPGYDTVASAIIRHLLEDPQTLQTAMEWEIRQTLSSNRHSGRILPRTFLTSMAPVISRDPVVFMKAAAAICQLESSGGRAYVVLAKEKEKDKDKSKSSGMELGLSSNDSVRISENKNQDGLGKCSKGHKKIPANLTQVIDQLLEIVLKYPLPKSGEDDLASMEVDEPATKVKGKSKIDETRKTETESERSAGLAKVTFVLKLLSDILLMYVHAVGVILKRDLEGLLRGSNHPDGSGHGGIIHHVLHRLLPLSIENSAGPDEWRDKLSEKASWFLVVLCGRSGEGRKRVINELVKALSSFSNMESNSTKSSLLPDKKVYGFVDLAYSILSKNSSSTNLPGPGCSPDIAKSMIDGGMVQCLTSILQVIDLDYPDAPKTVNLILKVLESLTRAANASEQVFKSDGGNKKKSMGSNGRHDQLTASAAGTMEHNQNRSNQPEVADVEDSEQHQGNSRSEGNHETNANQSAEQDMGVEVEEATTANPPMELGEDFMRDEIEEGGVINNTDQIEMTFRVENRADDDMGDDDDDMGDDGEDDEDDDEGDDDDEDIAEDGAGMMSLADTDVEDHDDTGLGDDYNDEMNDEEDDDFHENRVIEVRWREALDGLDHLQVLGQPGAASGLIDVAAEPFEGVNVDDLFGLRSRPLGFERRRQAGRSSFERSVTEASGFQHPLLSRPSQSGDLVSMWSGGNSSRDLEALSSGSFDVAHFYMFDAPVLPYDHVSGSLFGDRLGGAAPPPLTDYSVGMDSLHLSGRRGPGDGRWTDDGQPQAGAQASAIAQAVEEHFVSQLRSVTPESNLAERQSQNSGEQERQPTDIPPIIEDQTAAEGENVGRQENEGQDPENGSETADQQSNPTVGSEPINSDAVENEHMVIQPLSLNTSSNGDDIMEIGEGNGTTAEQVEAIPETISSAPDSHSDLQHRGASEVSANLHDMSAPVGSGDESSRMDDHSGNHLLDSGLEMPNTNDVHASSVSVNTDIDMTGADVEGNQTEQPMPAAELGVDVTLSRQSTLDSQDANQTDQTSTNNEGPSASAIDPTFLEALPEDLRAEVLASQQSQSVQPPTYTPPSADDIDPEFLAALPPDIQAEVLAQQRAQRLAHQGEGQPVDMDNASIIATFPADLREEVLLTSSEAVLSALPSPLLAEAQMLRDRAMSHYQARSLFGGSHRLNGRRTGLGFDRQMVMDRGVGVTIGRRAASAITDSLKVKEIEGEPLLDANALKALIRLLRLAQPLGKGLLQRLLLNLCAHSVTRATLVRLLLDMIKPEAEGSVTGLAAINSQRLYGCRSNVVYGRSQLLDGLPPLVFRQILEIMAYLATNHSAVANMLFYFDTSIVLESSSPKYSETKAKGKEKIMDGAASTEPLGNLEGGDVPLVLFLKLLNRPLFLRSTAHLEQVMGLLHVIVYTAASKLERQSQSEPAVENSQKPMIDEASGDVCKDPSSTEPESSQEDKHACIKTSSSDGKRSIDTYDILSKLPQSDLRNLCSLLGHEGLSDKVYMLAGEVLKKLASVAALHRKFFASELSQLAHSLSISAVNELVTLRDTHMLGLSAGSMAGAAILRVLQALSSLTSASIGESGGQGCDGEQEEQATMWNLNLALEPLWQELSDCITMTETQLGQSSFCPSVSNMNVGEPLPGTSSTSPLPPGTQRLLPFIEAFFVLCEKLQANHIMIQQDHADVTATEVKESAGCSYSSTPKCSDDSQRKLDGAVTFARFSEKHRRLLNAFIRQNPSLLEKSLSMMLKAPRLIDFDNKRAYFRSKIRQQHEQHLSGPLRISVRRAYVLEDSYNQLRMRSTQDLKGRLNVHFQGEEGIDAGGLTREWYQLLSRVIFDKGALLFTTVGNNASFQPNPNSVYQTEHLSYFKFVGRVVAKALFDGQLLDVHFTRSFYKHMLGVKVTYHDIEAVDPDYYKNLKWMLENDVSDIPDLTFSMDADEEKHILYEKTEVTDYELKPGGRNIRVTEETKHEYVDLVADHILTNAIRPQITSFLEGFGELVPRELISIFNDKELELLISGLPEIDLDDLRANTEYTGYTAASTVVQWFWEVAKAFNKEDMARLLQFVTGTSKVPLEGFKALQGISGPQKFQIHKAYGAPERLPSAHTCFNQLDLPEYSSKEQLQERLLLAIHEASEGFGFG, encoded by the exons CCTCCCAAGATCAGATCCGTCATTAATAGCATCACTGCTGTGCCGTTGGAGAATATAGACGAGCcactaaaaaatttcttatggGAGTTTGATAAG GGAGATTTCCATCACTGGGTTGATCTTTTCAACCATTTTGATTCGTTTTTTGACAAGCACATAAAATCCAGAAAGGATTTGCAGGTTGAGGATAACTTTTTGGAATCCGATCCTCCTTTTCCAAGAGAAGCGGTTCTTCAAATTCTTCGtgtaataaggataattttggagAATTGTACAAACAAGCATTTTTATAGTTCTTATGAG CAGCATCTTTCAGCTCTGCTTGCTTCCACCGATCCTGATGTGGTTGAGGCTTGCCTTCAAACTTTGGCTGCGTTTTTGAAGAAAACCATTGGGAAATATACCATTAGAGATTCTTCATTAAATTCAAAGTTATTTGCTCTTGCCCAAGGTTGGGGGGGAAAGGAAGAGGGTCTTGGATTAATTGAATGTGCTGTACAAGATGGGTGTGACCCAATTGCTTATGAGCTGGGGTGTACCCTTCATTTTGAGTTCTAtgcattgaatgagtcatcaGGAGAATTCTCTGTTGAAGAACAGTCAACCCGAGGCTTACAAATCATTCATTTGCCAAACATCAACACTCGTTCAGAGACTGATCTGGAGCTTTTAAATAAGCTGGTTGTGGAGTTCAAGGTTCCTGCCAGTTTaagattttctcttttgtcAAGATTGCGGTTTGCAAGGGCTTTTGGCTCTTTAGCTGCTCGACAGCAGTACACATGCATTCGGCTATATGCCTTCATAGTTCTGGTTCAAGCAAGCAGTGATGCTGATGACctagtttctttctttaactCTGAGCCTGAGTTTGTCAATGAGTTAGTTACATTGTTGAGCTATGAAGTTGCTGTGCCTGAGAAAATTCGGATTCTATGCCTGCTTTCATTGGTTGCCCTATGTCAGGATCGATCTCGCCAACCAACTGTGTTGACTGCTGTGACATCTGGTGGGCATTGTGGCATTCTATCCAGCCTTATGCAGAAAACTATCGATTCAGTCCTTAGCAATTCCTCAAAGTGGTCTGTTGTTTTTGCTGAGGCTTTGTTATCTCTTGTCACTGTTTTGGTTTCATCATCATCGGGTTGTTCAGCTATGCGTGAGGCAGGGTTTATTCCTACTCTTCTACCTCTTCTCAAAGACACAGATCCTCAGCACCTGCATTTGGTCAGCACAGCTGTGCATATTCTGGAAGCTTTCATGGATTATAGTAATCCAGCTGCTGCATTGTTTAGAGACTTGGGTGGTTTAGATGACACCATATATCGCCTAAATGTAGAGGTATCCTATGTAGAAGCAGGTTCAAAGCAACGGAAAGATTCTGATTGTAGTAGAAACAGTTCACAGATTGTTGCAGGTTCTTCCTCAGATCTAGACAACATGCAACCTTTATATTCTGAAGCATTAGTTTCATATCACCGGCGACTTCTTATGAAAGCTTTATTACGCGCTATATCTCTTGGAACTTATGCTCCAGGAAACACTGCCCGTGTTTATGGCTCTGAGGAGAGTTTGTTGCCGCAATGCTTatgcataatttttagaagGGCAAAGGATTTTGGTGGTGGGGTGTTTTCACTTGCAGCAACTGTTATGAGTGATTTAATTCACAAAGATCCTACCTGTTATCCTGTCTTAGATGCAGCAGGCCTTCCTTCTGCATTTCTAGATGCTATAATGGATGGAGTTCTCTGCTCTGCAGAAGCCATAATATGCATACCTCAGTGTTTGGATGCCTTGTGCCTAAACAATAATGGCCTTCAGGCAGTGAAAGATCGCAATGCGTTGAGGTgctttgttaaaattttcacatccCGAGCTTATTCTCGTGTCCTTGCCGGTGATACACCAGGATCTCTTTCTAGTGGACTGGATGAACTTATGCGTCATGCTTCTTCATTGCGTAGTCCTGGAGTAGATATGGTGATTGAGATCTTGAATGCCATAATAAAAGTTGGATCTGGGGTTGATGCTTCTGGCTTGTCCACTGATCCTCAGTCTGATTCTGCACCTGTTCCCATGGAAACTGATGCTGAAGATAGGAACTTGGCCCTGCCCGATGATAGGGAATCTTCTAAGATGGAGAGTTCAGAACAATCAGCTGAGTCGTCTTCTGATGCATCTTTAGTGAATATTGAACTGTTTCTTCCTGATTGTGTTAGCAATGTTGCTCGTCTTCTTGAAACAATTCTTCAGAATGCTGACACATGTCGCATATTTGTTGAGAAGAAGGGGATTGATGCTGTCCTGCAGTTGTTTACCTTGCCTTTAATGCCTCTTTCTGCTTCAGTTGGTCAGAGTATCTCTGCTGCTTTTAAGAACTTCTCGCCTCAACATTCTGCTTCTCTGGCTCGAACTGTATGCTCATTTTTGAGAgaacatttgaaattaacaaatgAGCTATTACTTTCTCTTGGAGGTACTCAGCTTGCTGCTGTAGAATCTGGAAAGCAAAATAAGATTTTGAGACATCTTTGCAGTCTTGAGGGTCTTCTTTCGctctcaaattttttgttgaagggGACTAGTACTGTTATTTCTGAATTGAGCACTGCAGATGCTGATGTATTGAAAGATCTTGGGAGAACATATCGGGAAATAGTTTGGCAAATTTCTTTATGTAATGAAACTAAGGCAGATGAAAAGAGGAATGGTGATCAGGAGGCTGAGAATGTAGAGGCAGCTCCATCTACTGTTACTGGAAGAGAGAGTGATCATGATGAGAATATTCCAGCAGTGAGATATATGAACCCAGTTTCTATCAGGAATGGTTCACAATCACTATGGGGTGGAGAAAGAGATTTTCTATCAGTTGTTCGTGCTGGTGAAGGCTTACATCGTCGTAATCGACATGGGTTGTCACGCATTCGGGGTGGACGGACTAGTCGGCACCTAGAGGCTTTAAACATTGATTCTGAAGTTCTGCCTAATTTACCTGAGACATCCTCATCGCAggatttgaagaagaaaagtcCTGATGTGCTTGTCATGGAAATGCTTAACAAATTGGCTTCCACATTACGTGCTTTCTTTACTGCTCTTGTGAAAGGTTTCACCTCGCCGAATCGTCGTAGAGCTGATTCAGGGTCATTGAGTTCAGCTTCAAAGACCCTTGGGACTGCTTTGGCAAAAACTTTCCTTGAGGCCCTTAGTTTCTCTGagtattcttcttcttcttcttcttcttcttcttcgtgcTCTGGGCTTGATATGTCACTTTCAGTGAAGTGTCGGTATCTGGGGAAGGTTGTGGATGATATGGCAGCACTTACATTTGACAGTAGACGACGTACTTGTTACACAGCAATggttaataacttttatgtcCATGGAACCTTTAAGGAGCTACTCACTACGTTTGAAGCAACTAGTCAGCTGTTATGGACGCTACCATTTTCAGTTCCAGCATCCGGTATTGATCCTCAGAACGCAGGTGAAGGCAGTAAATTGAATCACAGCACATGGCTGCTTGATACACTGCAAAGTTACTGTCGTGTGCTTGAGTATTTTGTTAATTCAGGTTTACTATTGTCTCCAACCTCTGCATCCCAGGCCCAGCTGCTTGTTCAGCCGGTGGCTGTTGGTTTATCAATTGGACTTTTCCCTGTTCCAAGGGACCCAGAAACATTTGTGCGTATGCTGCAGTCTCAGGTCCTGGATGTCATACTTCCTGTCTGGAACCATCCTTTGTTTCCAAATTGCAGTCCAGGTTTCATCGCTTCTGTTATTTCGCTTGTTACACATGCATATTCTGGTGTTGGAGAAGTAAAGCGAAATCGCAATGGTATTGCTGGAAGTACAAGCCAGCGTTTCATGCCCCCACCTCCTGATGAAAATACCATTGCCACCATTGTTGACATGGGCTTTTCAAGGCCAAGAGCGGAGGAGGCATTGAGACGGGTGGAGACAAACAGTGTTGAGATGGCTATGGAGTGGCTGTTAACTCATGCTGAGGATCCTGTTCAAGAGGATGATGAATTGGCGCGAGCACTAGCTCTGTCTCTTGGAAATTCATCGGAGACCACAAAAGCTGACAGTGTTGACAAGGCAATGGATGTTCCAATTGAAGAGGGTCAAGTGAAGGTGCCCCCCATTGATGATGTTCTTGCTTCATCTGTCAAATTGTTTCAAAGTGGTGATTCATTGGCATTCCCTTTAACGGATTTGCTTGTGACTCTTTGCCATCGGAACAAAGGAGAAGACCGGCCACGGGTTGTATCTTATTTTGTGCAGCAgctgaaactttgttctttggACTTTTCAAGGGATACCAGTCCATTATGTATGATATCACATATTATAACATTGCTTATTTCTGAGGATGGAAGTACCCGAGAGATTGCTGCGCAGAATGGTGTTGTGCCTGCAGTGGTAgatattttgatgaattttacAGCTAGAAATGAGACAAGGAATGAAATTGGGGCACCAAAATGTGTTAGTGCTCTGTTGCTTATTTTAGATAATGTGTTGCAGTCCCGGCCTGGAGTAGTTTCTGAATCCACTGATGGAGCTCAGACTGAACCTCAACCCGACCCATCTGGGGAGCATGCTCTGTCAACTCCAGCATCAGCTGATGAgaaaaaattggatttagatATTGATGAGAAAAAATCAGGCTTGCCATTTGAAAAAGTATTGGGGAAATCTACTGGTTACTTGACGATGGAAGAGAGTCATAAAGTGCTACTTGTTGCTTGTGATCTAATAAAACAACATGTGCCGGCCATGATCATGCAGGCTGTTTTGCAGCTATGTGCTCGTCTGACAAAAACACATGCCCTAGCTTTGCAATTTCTAGAAAATGGAGGCTTGGTTGCTCTGTTTAGTCTCCCAAGGAGTTGTTTTTTTCCAGGATATGACACTGTTGCATCTGCTATAATACGCCATCTCCTTGAAGATCCTCAGACACTGCAAACGGCTATGGAATGGGAGATACGACAGACTTTGAGTTCAAATCGGCATTCGGGGCGTATCCTTCCTAGAACATTCTTGACATCAATGGCACCTGTTATTTCTAGAGATCCTGTCGTTTTTATGAAAGCTGCAGCTGCAATCTGTCAGTTGGAATCATCGGGAGGGAGGGCCTATGTGGTTTTGgcaaaggaaaaagaaaaagacaaggacaaatcaaaatcatcagGTATGGAACTTGGACTTTCATCTAATGATTCTGTTCGGATTTCTGAAAATAAGAATCAAGATGGGTTGGGTAAATGTTCAAAAGGCCACAAAAAGATCCCTGCTAATCTTACACAAGTAATTGATCAGCTTCTTGAAATAGTGTTGAAATACCCTTTGCCAAAAAGTGGGGAAGATGACTTGGCTTCAATGGAGGTAGATGAACCTGCTACCAAGGTAAAGGGTAAGTCAAAGATTGATGAGACAAGGAAGACAGAGACTGAATCTGAAAGATCAGCTGGGCTTGCCAAAGTGACCTTTGTCCTCAAATTATTGAGTGATATTCTCCTTATGTATGTACATGCAGTTGGGGTTATATTGAAAAGGGATTTAGAGGGTCTACTCCGTGGATCCAATCATCCTGATGGTTCTGGACATGGCGGAATTATTCATCATGTTTTACATCGGTTGCTTCCTCTATCTATTGAAAATTCTGCAGGACCTGATGAATGGAGAGATAAGCTGTCTGAAAAAGCTTCATGGTTTCTGGTGGTACTGTGTGGTCGTTCTGGTGAGGGTCGTAAACGAGTAATTAATGAACTTGTAAAAGCCTTATCCTCGTTCTCAAATATGGAGAGCAATTCAACAAAGAGCAGTTTGTTGCCTGATAAAAAGGTTTATGGGTTTGTCGATTTGGCATATTCAATCTTGTCTAAAAATTCATCTTCCACCAACTTACCTGGTCCTGGGTGCTCCCCAGACATAGCAAAAAGCATGATTGATGGTGGAATGGTTCAATGTCTAACCAGCATTCTTCAAGTGATTGATCTGGACTATCCCGATGCTCCAAAAACTGTAAACCTTATACTGAAGGTTCTGGAGAGCCTAACAAGGGCTGCTAATGCCAGTGAGCAAGTATTTAAATCTGATGGgggaaacaagaaaaaatcaatggGGTCAAATGGAAGACATGATCAGCTAACTGCTTCAGCTGCTGGGACCATGGAGCATAATCAGAATAGGAGCAATCAGCCGGAAGTTGCAGATGTGGAAGACAGTGAACAACACCAAGGAAATTCTAGAAGTGAAGGAAACCATGAAACAAATGCAAACCAATCTGCTGAGCAAGATATGGGAGTAGAAGTGGAAGAGGCAACGACTGCCAACCCACCTATGGAGCTTGGTGAGGATTTCATGCGGGATGAAATAGAAGAAGGTGGTGTGATAAACAACACCGACCAAATTGAGATGACTTTCCGTGTTGAGAATAGGGCAGATGATGATATGGGTGATGATGACGATGACATGGGGGATGACGGTGAGGATGACGAGGATGATGATGAGggggatgatgatgatgaggataTAGCAGAAGATGGTGCTGGCATGATGTCTCTTGCTGACACAGATGTGGAAGATCATGATGATACTGGTTTGGGAGATGACTATAATGATGAGATGAATGATGAAGAGGATGATGATTTTCATGAGAATCGTGTCATAGAGGTGCGCTGGAGGGAGGCCCTTGATGGTTTGGATCATTTGCAGGTACTTGGTCAACCCGGAGCTGCTAGTGGTCTAATTGATGTTGCGGCTGAACCGTTTGAAGGGGTAAATGTGGATGACCTGTTTGGTCTTCGCAGTAGGCCTTTAGGGTTTGAACGTCGTCGCCAGGCTGGTAGATCGTCCTTTGAAAGATCTGTTACAGAAGCAAGTGGATTTCAACATCCTCTCCTCTCAAGGCCATCTCAGTCAGGGGACCTGGTCTCAATGTGGTCAGGTGGGAACTCATCCCGGGATTTAGAAGCTTTGTCATCTGGGAGTTTTGATGTTGCCCACTTCTACATGTTTGATGCCCCTGTTCTTCCATATGATCACGTTTCAGGTAGTCTTTTTGGTGATCGCTTGGGTGGTGCTGCACCCCCACCTTTGACTGATTACTCCGTGGGTATGGACTCTTTGCACTTATCAGGAAGAAGAGGACCAGGTGATGGTCGGTGGACAGATGATGGTCAGCCACAGGCAGGTGCGCAAGCTTCTGCAATTGCACAGGCAGTGGAAGAACACTTTGTATCCCAATTGCGCAGTGTAACTCCAGAAAGCAATCTAGCTGAAAGGCAGTCTCAGAACTCAGGAGAGCAGGAGCGGCAACCAACGGATATTCCTCCGATCATTGAGGATCAAACAGCGGCAGAGGGTGAAAATGTTGGTAGGCAGGAAAATGAAGGTCAGGATCCAGAAAATGGTAGTGAAACAGCAGATCAGCAATCTAACCCAACAGTTGGAAGTGAGCCAATTAATTCTGATGCTGTTGAAAACGAACATATGGTTATTCAACCGCTTTCTTTGAACACTTCTTCAAATGGGGATGATATCATGGAAATTGGGGAAGGTAATGGCACCACTGCTGAGCAAGTAGAGGCAATTCCAGAGACTATCAGCTCAGCTCCGGACAGTCATAGTGATTTGCAGCACAGAGGTGCATCTGAAGTTTCTGCAAATTTGCATGATATGTCAGCTCCGGTAGGGAGCGGTGATGAATCTTCAAGAATGGATGATCATTCTGGTAATCATTTGTTGGATTCTGGTTTGGAGATGCCCAATACAAATGATGTTCATGCTTCTTCTGTTAGTGTAAATACTGATATTGATATGACTGGTGCTGATGTTGAAGGAAATCAAACTGAGCAACCCATGCCTGCTGCAGAACTTGGTGTTGATGTGACATTATCCAGGCAGAGCACACTGGATTCTCAGGACGCTAACCAGACTGATCAAACTAGCACGAATAATGAGGGTCCTAGTGCTAGTGCCATTGATCCTACTTTCTTGGAGGCTCTGCCTGAGGACTTGCGGGCAGAAGTGCTAGCTTCCCAGCAATCTCAGTCTGTTCAACCTCCGACTTACACACCGCCTTCTGCAGATGATATTGATCCTGAGTTTTTAGCTGCTCTTCCTCCTGATATCCAAGCAGAAGTTTTGGCCCAACAGAGAGCACAGAGGTTGGCTCATCAAGGAGAAGGACAGCCAGTTGACATGGATAATGCTTCGATTATTGCTACTTTTCCTGCTGATTTACGTGAAGAG GTACTTTTGACTTCTTCAGAAGCTGTTCTGTCTGCGCTGCCTTCTCCATTACTCGCTGAAGCTCAAATGTTAAGAGACCGAGCAATGAGTCACTATCAGGCCCGCAGTCTTTTTGGAGGAAGCCACCGGCTAAATGGTCGAAGAACTGGTTTGGGGTTTGATAGGCAGATGGTGATGGACAGGGGTGTTGGAGTTACAATAGGTCGAAGGGCAGCTTCTGCTATTACAGATAGCTTGAAAGTGAAGGAAATTGAAGGAGAGCCTCTTCTGGATGCAAATGCATTGAAAGCCTTGATCCGACTTCTACGGTTAGCTCAG CCTCTTGGGAAAGGTCTTCTGCAAAGACTGTTGTTGAACCTATGTGCACACAGTGTTACAAGGGCAACTTTAGTTCGTCTTTTGCTCGATATGATAAAACCTGAGGCTGAAGGTTCAGTTACTGGATTGGCAGCTATTAATTCGCAGAGGCTTTATGGTTGTCGGTCAAATGTCGTTTATGGCCGGTCGCAGTTGTTGGATG GTCTCCCTCCTTTGGTGTTCCGGCAGATTCTTGAGATTATGGCGTATTTGGCTACAAACCATTCAGCTGTTGCAAATATGTTGTTTTACTTCGATACCTCGATTGTACTTGAGTCTTCAAGCCCAAAATATTCTGAGACAAAGGCTAAAGGCAAGGAGAAAATTATGGATGGGGCTGCTTCAACTGAACCTTTGGGGAACTTAGAGGGTGGGGATGTTCCTTTAGTTCTGTTCCTGAAACTCTTGAATCGACCCTTATTTTTACGCAGCACTGCACACCTTGAGCAG GTCATGGGTTTGCTTCATGTAATTGTTTATACAGCAGCATCAAAATTAGAACGTCAGTCACAATCTGAGCCTGCAGTTGAGAACTCCCAGAAACCAATGATAGACGAAGCCTCTGGTGATGTTTGTAAAGATCCTTCTTCGACTGAACCAGAGTCAAGTCAAGAGGATAAACATGCCTGTATCAAGACATCTTCTTCAGATGGAAAGAGAAGCATTGACACATATGATATTCTCTCGAAGTTGCCACAATCTGATTTGCGTAACCTGTGCAGCCTTCTTGGTCATGAGGG gCTATCAGATAAAGTTTACATGTTAGCTGGTGAGGTGCTAAAGAAGTTAGCCTCAGTTGCTGCACTTCATCGCAAGTTCTTTGCTTCAGAGCTTTCTCAACTGGCTCATAGTTTGAGCATTTCAGCTGTCAATGAGCTTGTGACACTGAGAGATACACATATGCTGGGTCTGAGTGCTGGTTCCATGGCTGGAGCTGCAATTTTACGTGTGTTACAAGCACTTAGCTCGCTCACATCAGCTAGTATTGGGGAGAGTGGAGGTCAGGGGTGTGATGGAGAACAGGAGGAGCAAGCAACCATGTGGAATTTAAATCTTGCACTGGAGCCATTGTGGCAAGAATTGAGTGATTGTATTACCATGACTGAAACACAGCTGGGTCAGAGCTCTTTCTGCCCGAGTGTGTCAAATATGAATGTTGGGGAGCCTCTACCTGGAACCTCCAGTACATCACCTCTTCCGCCGGGAACTCAGAGACTCCTGCCTTTCATTGAggctttctttgttttgtgtGAAAAGCTACAAGCAAACCATATTATGATCCAGCAAGATCATGCAGATGTAACTGCAACAGAAGTCAAAGAGTCTGCCGGATGTTCATATTCCTCGACCCCTAAATGCTCTGATGATTCTCAGAGAAAGCTTGATGGTGCGGTCACATTTGCAAGGTTTTCTGAGAAGCATCGCAGGCTTTTGAATGCTTTTATCAGACAGAATCCTAGTTTGTTGGAGAAATCACTATCTATGATGCTGAAGGCCCCAAGGCTGATTGACTTTGACAACAAGAGAGCGTATTTCCGCTCAAAAATAAGGCAACAACATGAACAACACCTCTCAGGCCCACTGCGAATCAGTGTTCGACGGGCATATGTTTTAGAGGATTCATACAATCAACTGCGGATGCGGTCCACTCAAGATTTAAAAGGGAGATTGAATGTGCATTTTCAAGGTGAAGAGGGTATTGATGCTGGAGGTCTGACGAGAGAATGGTATCAATTACTGTCCAGGGTTATATTCGACAAAGGGGCGTTGCTTTTCACCACTGTGGGCAACAATGCATCTTTTCAGCCAAACCCCAATTCTGTCTACCAAACGGAGCATCTCTCGTACTTCAAATTTGTGGGCCGTGTG GTTGCCAAGGCTCTATTTGATGGTCAGCTTTTGGATGTTCATTTTACTAGGTCCTTCTATAAGCACATGCTAGGTGTAAAGGTGACTTATCATGACATAGAGGCTGTTGACCCTGATTATTACAAGAATTTGAAGTGGATGCTGGAG AATGATGTGAGTGACATACCTGACCTGACATTCAGCATGGATGCTGATGAGGAAAAGCACATTCTGTATGAGAAAACTGAG GTTACTGATTATGAGCTTAAACCTGGAGGAAGAAACATAAGGGTTACGGAAGAAACAAAACATGAGTATGTAGACCTTGTGGCTGATCATATCTTGACAAATGCCATTCGTCCTCAAATCACCTCGTTCTTGGAAGGTTTTGGTGAATTGGTTCCGCGGGAacttatttcaatatttaatgaCAAAGAGCTAGAGCTCCTAATCAGTGGGCTTCCTGAGATTGATT TGGATGACTTAAGGGCCAATACCGAATACACTGGCTATACAGCAGCATCTACTGTTGTCCAGTGGTTTTGGGAGGTTGCTAAAGCTTTCAACAAAGAAGACATGGCTAGACTGCTTCAATTTGTCACTGGAACTTCAAAG GTTCCACTGGAGGGTTTCAAGGCATTGCAGGGTATCTCTGGTCCCCAGAAGTTCCAGATTCACAAGGCATATGGAGCCCCTGAGCGGCTGCCTTCGGCTCATACATG cTTCAATCAACTAGATCTTCCTGAGTATTCGTCCAAGGAACAGCTTCAAGAGCGCTTGTTGCTTGCTATACATGAAGCCAGTGAAGGTTTTGGCTTTGgttaa